The proteins below come from a single Alligator mississippiensis isolate rAllMis1 chromosome 2, rAllMis1, whole genome shotgun sequence genomic window:
- the NWD2 gene encoding NACHT and WD repeat domain-containing protein 2: MWPAGAGGRLPCPRDSALRRAAFCGNLAALPSHLVPGGRSVRVFISANPEDTIAERNALREHVYPKLREFCRENYGLEFQVIDLYWGVETEEWDSPELQKTRMKLLEDCLKTSAGPCFVGLLGEKYGSIRIPGEVESSEFEMIIDAAVEAKLETRLLEEWYCRDENAVPPAYYLRPKSEMLKNYHNTMESSANSMNESKWQDIAEEIKRIFKTAVKLLYEKGKMKHSQAKRYLSSAIEDEFDFALGKQTPAFLKKCVCYIRKIANIERFVKIPEMEKYMDVTYTAGKFMRDPEALEKLIKLRDEFIPTIVASSNLRVYTSITHCDMKLGYSQDVENHYIEGLGKQFYEDMIDIIQATVQQNFDTETDLLYDEVLQHSSLCKTYSSFYEYRCEALNIVHKYILPSKVGHINPLIIYGGPCTGKTLLLGEVAKKAYMWLQEEMGPESDPVVITRFLGSTEMSTDLKNLLQSICEQLAINYRCLVQSYPKKIHDLRDLFINLLNESSFHRPLVIIFDALEQLSDNDDARKLWWLPIHLPRSVRIILSTLPNKHGILQKLRCLIHEEDNYIELTARDRKMCSQVLKHQLLRIKRKVTSGQQIYVNEAFSKCTLPMFVNLTFREVRNWRSHKDVDESSLRVTVHESIEQLFCSLESKCGPKLLSRALGYITMSKSGLSEMELEDILALDNSVMDELNEIVRQSNPLRVPYIYIARLKEGLHGYLIERQVKSVTLLVWSNRHLHLIAQKLYLHNEEDLHEMHTNLAEYFLGVWSGGRRKSFYNNDQYLNGCLNNDRNMNDEDKHCIDQTAFDRQSPEQPWVFQCNTLEPDIFFVNHRKMTELIHHLTRCGRTDDLLYGVIMNFSWLYTMIKIGQFDKALSDVELAYNYSQEKELKFLASTLRSIKFKVIKYPGSLSAELQQRLLPVVSSLPKLRHLLLECDKDGPKYCSIVPLHSSMDVTYSPERLPLSSSCMHVTEILPTFNPSTVIAALENGSISTWDVETRQLLRQITTAPSVILGMKLTSDEKYLVVATTKNTLLIYDNLNSCLLSEVEIKGSKHCGVGGGSNFINGFTLSINHALAWLEASKDVTVIDLLYGWPLYHFHCWYEVTCVQCSPDGVYAFCGQYLNTTTIFHLGSGEKLSTVTSEFSGGFVKFLLVLDTAQEMVMVDNEGGLSVWNTEEITNPQLTDDFDCRREDSEVVSIELSEDQSAILVCKALSIELLDTSVWKVAEKFRAKHNERFISAVLSKNGNCIIASMENTSAIFVWRRDTGQCMASLQEISGTIVRLIKSNHHNMLLSLSTSGVLSIWDIDIITAMSNIDKSGKPIQRLILPARGEVIYTLDGSEAVHKWNFSTGFIEAVFKHEGIVENCVLTSSGEIMVTSDDKCSQYVWHAVSGDNIFRINGQRISQLMITHNDQFVVSLCEQNASRVWRLATGHRVCNILVALQNAFITSANTFVVGMTKNKVLAVSLWTGSITKKFCCDDGTTIVNIKLIPDCPDVVVFITSTETVNIWSLTEEVICRRVQLPNNFLKNLEDFEISPNGKVGIISRGDENINVLDLQSGKLRVVHAPGIIWRQRLSRDGRYLVYICFRSEDDDDNGAVSSLTVMRLADGKNIGACSLYKNPTFLALSQRHLNIIIGFDDGSIGTYTVVDRVDATLKIKIATSNSRQIFNNATQVIRPKCHNYSFKATADCIWRESTEVFTRDSPITVTDPEASEATPTKKHNYCYDRVCSAIDCRTHNFAADN; this comes from the exons GGCCTATTGGGAGAAAAATATGGAAGCATCCGAATACCTGGAGAAGTTGAATCATCAGAATTTGAAATGATTATAGATGCTGCTGTGGAGGCAAAACTGGAGACCAGGCTTCTGGAAGAGTGGTACTGCAGAGATGAGAATGCAGTACCACCGGCATATTACCTCAGACCAAAATCTGAAATGCTAAAGAACTACCATAACACT ATGGAATCTTCTGCAAATTCCATGAATGAGAGCAAATGGCAAGACATAGCAGAAGAGATTAAGAGGATTTTTAAGACTGCCGTGAAGTTGCTGTAtgagaaaggaaaaatgaaacacAGCCAAGCAAAGAGATACCTTTCTTCTG cCATTGAAGATGAATTTGACTTTGCCTTGGGAAAACAGACACCAGCTTTCCTAAAGAAGTGTGTTTGTTACATTCGGAAAATTGCCAACATTGAACGTTTTGTTAAAATTCCAGAGATGGAAAAATATATGGACGTAACTTACACAGCTGGAAAATTTATGCGGGATCCAGAAGCCCTTGAGAAACTGATCAAACTCAGGGATGAATTTATTCCAACCATTGTTGCATCATCTAATCTGAGAGTCTATACTTCCATTACTCATTGCGACATGAAACTTGGTTATTCACAAGATGTGGAGAATCATTACATTGAAGGACTTGGTAAACAGTTTTATGAAGATATGATTGATATAATTCAGGCAACAGTACAACAGAATTTTGACACTGAGACAGACTTGCTTTATGATGAAGTCCTTCAACATTCTTCATTATGTAAAACATACTCCTCTTTCTATGAGTATAGGTGCGAGGCTCTAAACATAGTTCATAAATACATTCTGCCTAGCAAAGTTGGACACATTAACCCTCTTATCATATATGGAGGACCTTGCACTGGAAAAACCCTTTTGTTAGGCGAAGTAGCAAAGAAg GCTTATATGTGGCTGCAGGAAGAGATGGGACCAGAATCTGACCCTGTGGTAATTACAAGATTTTTGGGATCCACAGAAATGAGTACAGATCTTAAGAATCTGCTTCAAAGTATTTGTGAACAGTTAGCAATTAACTATCGTTGCTTAGTACAAAGTTACCCCAAAAAGATACATGATCTTCGAGATTTGTTTATAAATCTCTTGAATGAATCTTCATTTCACAGACCGCTGGTTATAATATTTGATGCCCTAGAACAGCTTTCAGATAACGATGATGCTAGGAAGCTGTGGTGGCTCCCCATTCACCTTCCCCGTTCAGTACGGATAATCTTATCAACACTGCCGAACAAACACGGGATACTGCAAAAACTGAGGTGCCTTATTCATGAAGAAGACAACTATATTGAGTTGACTGCAAGAGATAGAAAGATGTGTAGCCAAGTGCTGAAACATCAGCTGTTACGAATTAAAAGAAAAGTAACATCAGGGCAACAAATTTATGTCAATGAAGCATTTTCAAAGTGCACACTGCCTATGTTTGTGAATTTAACCTTCAGAGAGGTCAGAAACTGGAGATCTCACAAAGATGTTGATGAGTCCTCCCTTCGTGTTACTGTTCATGAAAGCATAGAGCAGTTATTCTGCTCATTGGAAAGCAAGTGTGGACCAAAACTGTTGTCAAGAGCACTTGGCTACATCACAATGTCCAAATCTGGCCTAAGCGAAATGGAACTGGAAGATATTTTAGCTCTTGACAATAGCGTTATGGATGAACTAAATGAGATTGTCAGGCAAAGTAACCCATTGAGGGTACCATATATATACATTGCAAGACTTAAGGAAGGCTTGCATGGATACTTGATAGAAAGGCAAGTAAAAAGTGTAACACTGCTAGTGTGGTCAAATAGGCACCTCCATCTTATTGCCCAAAAACTGTATCTCCACAATGAGGAAGATTTACATGAAATGCATACCAACTTGGCAGAGTATTTCCTTGGAGTTTGGTCTGGTGGCCGAAGAAAATCCTTTTATAACAACGATCAATATTTAAATGGTTGCCTTAACAATGATAGAAACATGAATGATGAGGACAAGCACTGTATAGATCAGACTGCTTTTGACAGGCAGTCACCAGAACAGCCATGGGTTTTCCAGTGTAATACACTGGAGCCTGACATCTTTTTTGTCAAtcacagaaaaatgacagaactcATACATCACTTGACAAGATGCGGAAGAACAGATGATCTACTATATGGTGTCATAATGAACTTCAGCTGGCTGTACACAATGATTAAAATAGGGCAGTTTGATAAAGCACTTTCTGATGTAGAATTGGCTTATAACTACTCACAAGAAAAGGAGCTGAAATTTCTAGCAAGCACTTTGCGCAGTATAAAGTTCAAAGTGATAAAATATCCAGGTTCACTCTCTGCTGAATTGCAACAGAGGCTTCTTCCAGTTGTAAGCTCATTGCCTAAACTGAGACACCTCCTTTTAGAATGTGACAAAGATGGACCTAAATACTGCTCTATTGTTCCTCTACATTCTTCTATGGATGTGACTTACAGCCCTGAACGATTGCCCTTGTCATCCAGTTGCATGCATGTCACTGAGATCTTGCCAACCTTTAATCCAAGTACGGTTATTGCTGCACTAGAAAATGGCTCCATCAGCACATGGGATGTAGAGACTCGCCAACTATTAAGGCAAATTACAACTGCTCCATCTGTAATTTTAGGAATGAAACTTACTAGTGATGAAAAGTACCTTGTAGTGGCTACAACAAAGAACACACTTTTGATTTATGATAATCTAAATTCCTGTCTTTTGTCTGAAGTAGAAATTAAGGGATCAAAACattgtggagtggggggtggttCAAATTTTATAAATGGATTTACGTTGTCCATTAATCATGCACTTGCTTGGCTGGAGGCCAGCAAAGATGTTACTGTAATAGACCTACTTTATGGATGGCCTCTTTATCACTTCCACTGCTGGTATGAAGTCACTTGTGTGCAGTGTTCTCCAGATGGAGTCTATGCTTTCTGTGGGCAATATCTGAATACCACAACAATATTTCATTTAGGCAGTGGAGAGAAGCTGTCTACTGTAACCTCTGAATTTTCCGGTGGATTTGTGaaatttcttcttgttctggaCACAGCTCAAGAAATGGTGATGGTAGACAATGAGGGTGGCCTTTCAGTTTGGAATACTGAGGAAATCACAAATCCCCAGCTGACAGATGATTTTGATTGTAGAAGAGAAGACAGTGAagttgtcagcattgaactttcTGAGGACCAAAGTGCAATTTTAGTATGTAAAGCACTCAGTATTGAACTTCTCGACACTAGTGTTTGGAAGGTGGCTGAAAAGTTCAGAGCAAAACACAACGAGCGCTTTATCTCTGCAGTGTTATCCAAAAATGGCAATTGTATAATTGCTTCCATGGAAAATACCTCAGCCATTTTTGTTTGGAGGAGAGACACAGGACAGTGCATGGCAAGCTTACAGGAAATCTCAGGAACCATAGTCAGACTAATTAAATCAAATCACCATAATATGCTGCTATCCTTATCCACCAGTGGTGTTCTTTCCATATGGGATATAGATATCATAACTGCTATGTCCAACATTGACAAATCTGGCAAACCCATTCAGAGACTAATATTGCCTGCCAGAGGTGAGGTAATTTATACATTGGATGGATCAGAAGCTGTTCATAAGTGGAACTTTAGCACTGGATTTATTGAAGCTGTGTTCAAGCATGAAGGTATTGTTGAAAACTGTGTGCTGACCTCTTCTGGAGAAATAATGGTTACATCAGATGACAAATGTAGCCAGTATGTATGGCACGCTGTTAGTGGTGACAATATCTTCCGCATTAATGGACAGAGGATATCCCAGTTGATGATTACTCACAATGATCAGTTTGTTGTCTCACTATGTGAACAAAATGCATCCAGAGTTTGGAGGCTGGCTACAGGACACAGAGTTTGTAATATTCTAGTTGCCTTACAGAATGCATTTATAACTAGTGCAAATACATTTGTAGTTGGAATGACAAAGAATAAAGTGTTGGCAGTAAGTCTCTGGACAGGAAGCATAACCAAGAAGTTTTGTTGTGATGATGGAACGACCATTGTTAATATTAAACTGATTCCAGACTGTCCAGATGTTGTTGTATTTATAACATCTACTGAAACTGTGAACATCTGGAGTCTGACAGAGGAAGTAATCTGCAGACGTGTACAACTGCCTAACAATTtcttaaaaaatttagaagacTTTGAAATATCCCCTAATGGGAAGGTAGGAATTATATCCCGTGGTGATGAGAATATCAACGTGCTTGATTTACAAAGTGGCAAACTTCGTGTAGTGCATGCCCCTGGCATTATCTGGCGGCAAAGGCTGTCTCGTGATGGCCGTTACCTTGTGTACATCTGTTTTCGTAGTGAAGATGATGACGATAATGGTGCAGTCTCTAGCTTAACTGTAATGAGACTGGCAGATGGTAAAAATATCGGTGCCTGTTCCCTTTACAAAAATCCAACTTTTCTTGCACTCTCTCAGAGGCATTTGAATATTATTATAGGCTTTGATGATGGAAGCATAGGTACTTACACTGTAGTGGATCGAGTAGATGCCACACTGAAAATTAAAATTGCTACTTCAAATAGCCGTCAAATTTTCAACAACGCAACACAAGTGATTAGGCCTAAATGTCACAATTATAGCTTCAAAGCAACTGCAGACTGTatttggagagagtccactgAGGTCTTTACTAGAGATAGCCCTATCACGGTGACAGACCCCGAAGCAAGTGAAGCAACACCAACCAAAAAACACAATTATTGCTATGACAGAGTATGCTCAGCCATAGATTGCAGAACACACAATTTTGCTGCTGACAATTGA